A single genomic interval of Portunus trituberculatus isolate SZX2019 chromosome 41, ASM1759143v1, whole genome shotgun sequence harbors:
- the LOC123516776 gene encoding uncharacterized protein LOC123516776 isoform X1: MDKLELPLLHPLTTGSVATTLDTLEDSTTTTTTTAPPVSSDLPHMPPSPEEEDDEEEAEQEVVDLESYQPCVVDLTHEDEDDVNVVAVVPREQSIIYLGTEQRRSHRRRNVSNTAAAPAVEDLTRPDQQQHSIFESGGGGGGGGSTREEEGIVLGGERQNNWLMDPSSIDFQNPNLVFGNLFDDYPLEGGDTHIPRRLNPLREFRPSHRRQGSRSRSPQISDYSREVTRTPEIVQDVHEMQSEVEGRRSPSHHNITQVSLVHNAVQFVAQEHSQKVAQITAPLPPPSPPSREQPIVSCLVCLDSAGTIKETSRTLCSTVCGHVFCSTCLEEAVKRKKQCPVCRKKLTKKQYHPLFI, from the exons CTGGAATTACCTCTGCTACACCCATTGACCACTGGGTCAGTGGCCACCACCTTAGACACCCTGGAAgacagcaccactaccaccaccaccactgcccctcCAGTCAGCAGCGACCTTCCTCACATGCCTCCTTCGcctgaagaggaggacgacgaggaggaagcaGAGCAGGAGGTGGTAGATTTGGAGTCGTATCAGCCGTGTGTGGTGGATTTGACacatgaggatgaggatgatgtgAACGTCGTAGCTGTGGTGCCTCGGGAACAGTCCATAATA TACTTGGGGACTGAGCAAAGAAGAAGCCACAGGAGAAGAAATGTTAGCAACACTGCAGCCGCACCAGCCGTGGAGGATCTCACACGCCCAGACCAGCAGCAGCATAGCATAtttgagagtggtggtggtggtggcggtggtggcagcaccagagaagaggaaggcatTGTGttgggaggagaaagacagaacAATTGGTTAATGGATCCATCCTCAATAGACTTCCAAAACCCCAATCTTGTCTTTGGTAATCTCTTTGACGATTACCCACTGGAAGGAGGAGATACCCACATTCCCCGTCGACTCAACCCACTCAGGGAATTCCGTCCTTCCCACAGAC GTCAAGGAAGCAGATCCAGATCACCTCAGATCTCCGACTATTCTCGTGAGGTGACACGCACCCCAGAGATAGTCCAAGATGTACATGAGATGCAGTCTGAGGTGGAGGGCAGGAGGTCTCCCTCACACCACAACATAACTCAGGTGTCCCTTGTACACAATGCAGTACAGTTTGTGGCTCAGGAGCACAGCCAGAAAGTAGCACAAATCACCGCCCCACTGCCCCCACCCAGTCCCCCATCCAGAGAGCAGCCCATTGTATCCTGCCTGGTGTGTCTGGACTCAGCAGGCACCATCAAAGAAACTTCCCGTACCTTATGCTCAACTGTGTGTGGTCATGTGTTCTGTTCAACCTGTCTGGAGGAAGCAGTGAAGCGGAAAAAACAGTGTCCAGTCTGTCGGAAAAAACTAACAAAGAAACAATATCATCCACTCTTCATATAA
- the LOC123516776 gene encoding uncharacterized protein LOC123516776 isoform X2 has product MLELPLLHPLTTGSVATTLDTLEDSTTTTTTTAPPVSSDLPHMPPSPEEEDDEEEAEQEVVDLESYQPCVVDLTHEDEDDVNVVAVVPREQSIIYLGTEQRRSHRRRNVSNTAAAPAVEDLTRPDQQQHSIFESGGGGGGGGSTREEEGIVLGGERQNNWLMDPSSIDFQNPNLVFGNLFDDYPLEGGDTHIPRRLNPLREFRPSHRRQGSRSRSPQISDYSREVTRTPEIVQDVHEMQSEVEGRRSPSHHNITQVSLVHNAVQFVAQEHSQKVAQITAPLPPPSPPSREQPIVSCLVCLDSAGTIKETSRTLCSTVCGHVFCSTCLEEAVKRKKQCPVCRKKLTKKQYHPLFI; this is encoded by the exons CTGGAATTACCTCTGCTACACCCATTGACCACTGGGTCAGTGGCCACCACCTTAGACACCCTGGAAgacagcaccactaccaccaccaccactgcccctcCAGTCAGCAGCGACCTTCCTCACATGCCTCCTTCGcctgaagaggaggacgacgaggaggaagcaGAGCAGGAGGTGGTAGATTTGGAGTCGTATCAGCCGTGTGTGGTGGATTTGACacatgaggatgaggatgatgtgAACGTCGTAGCTGTGGTGCCTCGGGAACAGTCCATAATA TACTTGGGGACTGAGCAAAGAAGAAGCCACAGGAGAAGAAATGTTAGCAACACTGCAGCCGCACCAGCCGTGGAGGATCTCACACGCCCAGACCAGCAGCAGCATAGCATAtttgagagtggtggtggtggtggcggtggtggcagcaccagagaagaggaaggcatTGTGttgggaggagaaagacagaacAATTGGTTAATGGATCCATCCTCAATAGACTTCCAAAACCCCAATCTTGTCTTTGGTAATCTCTTTGACGATTACCCACTGGAAGGAGGAGATACCCACATTCCCCGTCGACTCAACCCACTCAGGGAATTCCGTCCTTCCCACAGAC GTCAAGGAAGCAGATCCAGATCACCTCAGATCTCCGACTATTCTCGTGAGGTGACACGCACCCCAGAGATAGTCCAAGATGTACATGAGATGCAGTCTGAGGTGGAGGGCAGGAGGTCTCCCTCACACCACAACATAACTCAGGTGTCCCTTGTACACAATGCAGTACAGTTTGTGGCTCAGGAGCACAGCCAGAAAGTAGCACAAATCACCGCCCCACTGCCCCCACCCAGTCCCCCATCCAGAGAGCAGCCCATTGTATCCTGCCTGGTGTGTCTGGACTCAGCAGGCACCATCAAAGAAACTTCCCGTACCTTATGCTCAACTGTGTGTGGTCATGTGTTCTGTTCAACCTGTCTGGAGGAAGCAGTGAAGCGGAAAAAACAGTGTCCAGTCTGTCGGAAAAAACTAACAAAGAAACAATATCATCCACTCTTCATATAA